The following coding sequences lie in one Rutidosis leptorrhynchoides isolate AG116_Rl617_1_P2 chromosome 4, CSIRO_AGI_Rlap_v1, whole genome shotgun sequence genomic window:
- the LOC139840361 gene encoding cytochrome P450 81Q32-like, producing MINFVIYSYILHCVTVFCKNTSSHTYAMDGTQIFLLFVLFLNSLIIFLKLFVHKKKIHVAPSPPSIPIIGHLHLLNGSIHRVLQHLSSEYGPIMALKFGSRPVVVVTSPSLAEECFKQNDIVLANRPRLLSGKYFDYEYTSIGAVSYGRLWRDLRHVLTVELLSTTRLKSYMSIREHEVRSLIKSLYQDTSQDFTKVEMRSRTHGLSFNVLTTMIFNKRYFGTDVKNIKEANKFKSLIKDVCEISKATNPGDFITVLRWIDFQGYKKKVLKLQHEYDCFSQNLIDEIRNERTSCSSTKKGKDKTFIDTLLSMQESNQKCYTDNMIKGNIMRLLQAGTDTSSMTIEWAMSLLLNHPNVLKKARTELDKNIGQERLVQESDLPNLSYIQCIINETLRLFPTAPLLVPHEASEDCTIGGFDVAGGTMVLVNVWAIHRDPKLWDDPLSFRPERFEKMGKEEYRFIPYGMGRRQCLGSGLANRVMGLVLASLIQCFDWERVDKEFVDLSEGLTMSKEVPLVAKCKVRQAMSHVLMDL from the exons ATGATaaactttgttatttacagttaTATTCTACATTGTGTGACTGTATTTTGTAAGAACACATCATCTCACACATACGCCATGGATGGAACTCAAATCTTTCTACTTTTTGTTTTATTTCTGAATTCTCTCATTATTTTTCTCAAATTGTTTGTACACAAAAAAAAGATTCATGTAGCACCAAGTCCTCCTTCTATCCCAATAATTGGCCATCTTCATTTACTGAATGGATCAATTCATAGAGTCTTGCAACACCTTTCGTCCGAATACGGTCCTATCATGGCCCTTAAGTTCGGATCACGGCCAGTTGTTGTCGTGACATCACCATCGCTAGCCGAAGAATGCTTTAAGCAAAACGACATCGTTTTAGCCAATAGACCACGTCTTTTAAGTGGCAAGTATTTCGACTACGAGTACACCTCAATTGGTGCTGTATCCTATGGTCGACTTTGGAGAGACCTTCGTCATGTTTTGACCGTTGAATTGTTATCTACAACTCGACTTAAATCTTACATGAGTATTCGAGAACATGAAGTTAGATCGTTGATCAAGAGTCTTTATCAAGATACTTCTCAAGATTTTACGAAGGTAGAAATGAGATCAAGAACTCATGGATTGTCGTTTAATGTACTCACCACAATGATTTTCAATAAACGGTATTTTGGGACAGATGTGAAGAACATTAAAGAAGCGAATAAATTTAAGAGTTTAATAAAAGACGTGTGTGAAATCAGCAAGGCAACAAATCCCGGAGACTTTATTACAGTTTTACGATGGATCGATTTTCAAGGTTATAAGAAGAAGGTGTTGAAATTGCAACATGAATACGATTGCTTTTCTCAAAATTTGATCGATGAAATTAGAAATGAACGGACTAGCTGTTCTTCGACGAAAAAGGGGAAGGATAAGACGTTTATCGACACTTTGCTTTCTATGCAGGAATCGAACCAGAAATGCTACACTGATAATATGATTAAAGGTAACATAATG AGATTGCTACAAGCTGGAACCGACACGTCATCAATGACTATAGAGTGGGCTATGTCGCTTCTTTTAAATCATCCAAACGTGTTAAAGAAAGCTAGAACAGAACTCGACAAAAATATTGGACAAGAACGTTTGGTGCAAGAGAGCGATCTTCCCAATCTATCATACATCCAATGCATCATCAACGAAACATTGAGACTATTTCCAACAGCACCGTTGTTGGTCCCACACGAGGCATCAGAAGACTGCACCATTGGAGGGTTTGATGTAGCCGGTGGAACTATGGTATTGGTGAACGTATGGGCAATACATAGGGACCCAAAGCTATGGGATGACCCTTTAAGCTTTAGGCCCGAGAGGTTTGAGAAAATGGGGAAAGAGGAGTATAGGTTTATACCATATGGAATGGGCCGTCGGCAGTGTCTTGGGTCGGGCCTGGCTAACCGGGTTATGGGGTTGGTGTTGGCGTCGTTGATCCAATGCTTTGATTGGGAAAGGGTTGATAAAGAGTTTGTAGATTTGTCCGAAGGTCTAACCATGTCTAAAGAGGTGCCGTTGGTGGCTAAGTGCAAAGTACGCCAAGCTATGAGTCATGTTCTTATGGACCTATGA
- the LOC139840504 gene encoding cytochrome P450 81Q32-like, which translates to MEETHTFSFLFLLVSLIVVFKFFTHKKKKNFAPSPPSIPIIGHLHLMNNGPIHRALKHLSSKYGPIMSLRFGSRPVLVITSAQLAEECFTKNDIVLANRPRLLSGHYLDYECTTIGAAPYGQLWRDLRRIMNLELFSSTQLKSYTTVREDEVRSLIKNLAKDSYQDFAKVEMRSRIQAVSFNIVMIMVANKRYFGTDVDDVEEASKFKEIIRDVFEVFGASNREDFIAVLRWIDYNGYKKRLLKLQHECDSFSQNLINEIRSRRSNSSPKGKDTTFIDSMLTLQESNPQYYTDDIIKGNLLTLLQAGTDTSSVTIEWAMSLLLNHPDVLDKARTELDRYVGQERLVQETDLPNLPNIQCIIYETLRLYHSVPLLVPHEASEDCTIGGFDVTGGTIVLVNAWAIHRDPTIWDDSLSFKPERFEKIGNEGYKFIPFGMGRRQCPGIGLANRVVGLTLAALIQCFEWERVGEELVDLSEGKGLTMPKEVPLEARCRARETMSHVLMEL; encoded by the exons ATGGAAGAAACTCATACTTTCAGCTTTCTTTTTCTTTTGGTGTCTTTAATTGTTGTCTTCAAATTTTTTACACACAAAAAGAAGAAAAATTTTGCACCGAGTCCACCTTCTATCCCAATAATTGGCCATCTTCATCTAATGAATAATGGACCAATTCATAGAGCCTTGAAACACCTTTCTTCCAAATATGGTCCTATCATGTCTCTTCGGTTTGGCTCACGCCCAGTTCTTGTAATAACCTCAGCGCAACTAGCCGAAGAATGCTTTACCAAAAATGACATCGTATTAGCCAATAGACCACGTCTTTTGAGTGGGCATTATCTTGATTATGAGTGCACCACAATTGGTGCCGCACCCTATGGTCAACTCTGGAGAGACCTTCGTCGTATCATGAACCTTGAATTATTTTCGTCAACTCAACTTAAATCTTATACCACTGTTAGAGAAGACGAAGTTCGATCATTGATTAAGAATCTTGCTAAAGATTCTTATCAAGATTTTGCAAAAGTAGAAATGAGGTCCAGAATTCAAGCAGTGTCGTTTAACATAGTCATGATTATGGTTGCTAATAAACGCTATTTTGGGACAGATGTGGATGACGTTGAAGAAGCTAGTAAATTCAAAGAGATTATAagagatgtgtttgaagttttcggTGCATCAAATCGTGAAGACTTTATTGCAGTGTTACGATGGATCGATTATAACGGGTATAAGAAGAGGCTACTAAAACTACAACATGAATGTGATAGCTTTTCCCAAAATCTGATAAACGAAATTAGAAGTAGACGATCCAATTCTTCACCAAAAGGAAAGGATACGACATTTATCGACTCTATGCTTACTTTGCAAGAATCCAACCCGCAATACTACACTGATGATATAATCAAAGGCAATCTATTA ACATTGCTACAAGCGGGTACTGACACCTCATCAGTGACAATAGAATGGGCCATGTCGCTTCTTTTAAATCATCCTGATGTGTTGGACAAAGCTAGAACAGAGCTCGATAGATATGTTGGACAAGAACGCTTAGTACAAGAGACTGATCTTCCCAATCTACCAAACATCCAATGCATCATCTACGAAACACTACGACTATACCATTCTGTACCACTATTGGTACCACATGAGGCATCAGAAGACTGCACGATTGGAGGGTTTGATGTAACCGGTGGAACAATAGTGTTGGTGAACGCATGGGCTATCCATAGGGACCCAACAATATGGGATGACTCATTAAGTTTCAAACCTGAGAGGTTTGAGAAAATAGGAAATGAGGGGTATAAGTTTATACCATTTGGGATGGGTCGTAGACAATGTCCTGGTATAGGACTTGCGAATAGGGTTGTTGGGTTAACGTTAGCAGCGTTGATCCAATGCTTTGAATGGGAAAGGGTTGGTGAAGAATTGGTGGACTTGTCCGAAGGCAAAGGTCTGACCATGCCTAAGGAGGTGCCATTGGAAGCTCGTTGCAGAGCACGCGAAACTATGAGTCATGTTCTAATGGAACTTTGA